A genomic stretch from Heliangelus exortis chromosome 16, bHelExo1.hap1, whole genome shotgun sequence includes:
- the NCOA6 gene encoding nuclear receptor coactivator 6 isoform X1: MLETMVLDDPPNVRDPFASLYSSAMEDLEVDFDSGLEEDELKQEASPEDSTIFVAFKGNIGDRDFEQKLDTILENVPGLLHMESNKLRLQKIEPWNSVRVTFNIPREAAERLRILAQNNNQQLRDLGILSVQIEGEVAINLALAQNRSQDVRINGPLGASNSMRMDTGFPMQGGQGLIRMSNAAAVMMSQSGNVPSSMVASGASAELQPRTPRPSSQPDAMDPLLSGLNIQQQNHPSGSLAPQLHSMQSVPVNRQMNSANFQQLQQQTQLQTRPPQPHQQPQQGIRPSFTSPAQVPVPPGWNQLPSGALQPPPTQGALSTLTVNQGWKKAPLPGQMQQQLQARPSLATVQTPTHPPPPYPFGSQQASQAHSNFPQMSNPGQFTAPQMKSLQGGPSRVPTPLQQPHLTNKSPASSPSSFQQGSPASSPTVNQTQQQMGPRPPQSSTLPQGFQQPVSSPSRNPMVQQGNVPPNFMVMQQQNQGPQSLHPGLGGMPKRLPPGFPAGQANQNFLQGQVPSTAPGTAGNSGAPQLQTSQNVQHTGGQGSGPPQSQMQAPHGPPNMMQTNLMGLHGNMNNQQAGASGVPQVNMGNIQGQPQQGPQSQLMGMHQQIVPSQGQMVNIQAQGSLNPQNQMILSRTQLMPQGQMMVTPQNQNLGPSPQRMTPPKQMISQQGQQMMSTHGQMMGPQGQVLLQQNSMMEQMMATQMQGNKQPFSTQNQSNVMTGPAQLMRGPTPNMQGNIVQFTGQMMAQQGPVNGNPSQVMGIQGQVLRPAGPGPHISQQLGDTTATTNNDVNLTQMIPDVPVQQPNMVPSHMQAMQGNNNASGSHFSGHGLPFNAGFSGTPNGNQISCGQNSVFPVNKDVTLTSPLLVNLLQSDISAGHFGVNNKQNNQNASKPKKKKPPRKKKNNQQLEQTTSSEPRPAGLEESDQSSMSGEQGMSLDNSGPKLSDFASRPPGYPAQPVEQRPLQQMPPQLMPHAQQQPQQQPQPPPQQAQAPPQTPQQQQQQQQQMMMMLMMQQDPKSVRLPVPQGVHPPRGPLNPDAQRMPIQQSGTMPVMVNLQGPGSVPPSPDKQRISLPGNPPLGNNARKMVYQDNVQNPSSSPLREVSSVASLPEGGGTEGPPASGAQNNLTSHLVVSQNQLMMTGPKPGPSPLSAAQGASPQQQSNSLPTALTHHFPNVATPSQTSRPKTPNRASPRPYYPQTPNNRPPSTEPSEISLSPERLNASIAGLFPPQINIPLPPRPNLNRGFDQQGLNPTTLKAIGQAPSNLTINSQSSFPAPQAHKLEGTAMNSGKQTNTGGTKRASPSNSRRSSPGSSRKTTPSPGRQNSKAAKLSLTAQQNPSLLQNMELQRNMIPGPSSLPTPVTTSFQNNNLVNNQNPAISVSAVTGIPEDNKETLSVPPDNECQSAQGVQGNKDQPNIELKGIPTPEVKMLVPEEQSKKDGQASDTSKLPVSEESKTMVSPAMREAPTSLSQLLDNSGAPNVTIKPPGLTGLEMAPIVTTGEELKKIAVIPPLQDSSSSKETSNSLSLPQNSEPCANAGHQEPGEVNSNVAQSVPPVVQRPVSSSSISGPLPPNQITVFVTSNPITSSANTSASLPSHLQPALVSTVVTMPNVGSKVMVSEGQSTAQSSARPQFITPVFINSSSIIQVMKGSQSSTIPAAPMTSSSSLMPQSVAVVGPLHLPQNIKFSSGPTPPPSTSSSSPVSGIPTSRPLVLNPLAPPVQLPSPATTASSVPSHLPAQQVKDFSPEENSSQSGGSSEQGSGPAAQSGPVLSPLLTSSPGSGNRRSPVSSSKGKGKVDKIGQLLLTKACKKVTGSLEKGEEQYALDGEAEGQGLETPAPSSLGTEQPPAELDNKTVTPPAPSNAKQSTSGPGSSSFSTAAAAPASASPTVSTSTPPASIPPAGAAPTTPDPAPPAPAAPSAPPAPPAPSTNGSSHGGLLAEQKGGAGAEEKTGAQQEVLQSAASSQQLTQKKSSIATSESTVQRTELETNAPVVAGQSNETKENCEKSKTPNRRNSRAEDSAASQESVENGQRKRSSRPASASSTAKGKMHSPVSLERAGSHILPK; the protein is encoded by the exons ATGTTGGAAACAATGGTTTTGGATGATCCACCTAACGTCAGAGATCCATTTGCTTCCTTGTACTCCTCAGCTATGGAAGACTTAGAGGTGGATTTTGATTCGGGACTGGAGGAAGATGAACTGAAACAGGAGGCTTCTCCTGAGGATTCCACAATCTTTGTGGCCTTTAAAGGAAATATAGGTGACAGAGACTTTGAGCAGAAACTAGATACCATACTGGAGAATGTACCTGGCCTTTTGCACATGG AATCAAACAAGCTAAGACTGCAGAAGATAGAGCCTTGGAACAGTGTCCGGGTTACCTTCAATATCCCCCGTGAAGCTGCTGAGCGGCTGCGAATTCTGGCTCAGAATAACAACCAACAGCTTCGGGACCTGGGAATTCTCTCAGTCCAAATTGAAG GGGAAGTTGCTATCAATTTGGCTTTAGCTCAAAACAGGAGCCAGGATGTCCGGATCAATGGGCCCCTGGGAGCAAGCAACTCCATGCGCATGGACACGGGGTTCCCCATGCAAGGGGGACAAG gtttaATAAGAATGAGCAATGCTGCAGCTGTCATGATGTCCCAGAGTGGAAATGTGCCCTCCTCTATGGTGGCAAGTGGTGCtagtgctgagctgcagccaagAACACCTCGGCCTTCCTCACAGCCAG ATGCAATGGACCCACTCTTATCTGGACTAAATATCCAGCAGCAAAATCATCCATCTGGATCTTTagctccccagctccattcAATGCAGTCAGTTCCTGTAAACAGGCAGATGAACTCAGCCAACTTTCAGCAGCTACAGCAGCAGACACAGTTGCAGACACGTCCTCCCCAGCCAcatcagcagccacagcagggcATTCGACCATCATTTACTTCACCAGCACAGGTTCCAGTTCCTCCTGGCTGGAACCAGCTTCCTTCTGGAGCACTTCAGCCTCCTCCAACCCAGGGAGCATTGAGTACCTTGACAGTAAACCAGGGCTGGAAAAAGGCCCCGTTGCCTGGACAAATGCAACAGCAACTTCAAGCAAGACCATCGCTAGCAACAGTACAAACTCCCACTCATCCTCCACCTCCATATCCTTTTGGAAGCCAGCAAGCTTCCCAGGCTCACTCGAACTTTCCCCAAATGAGCAATCCTGGCCAGTTTACTGCTCCTCAAATGAAAAGCCTTCAGGGTGGGCCCTCCCGGGTTCCTACGCCACTACAACAACCCCACCTGACCAACAAGTCTCctgcttcctctccctcctccttccagcaGGGATCTCCTGCATCATCTCCAACAGTTAACcagacacagcagcagatgggaCCAAGGCCTCCCCAGAGTAGCACACTTCCCCAGGGATTTCAGCAGCCTGTCAGTTCTCCTAGTCGTAATCCTATGGTGCAACAAGGGAATGTACCCCCCAACTTCATGGTgatgcagcagcaaaaccaaggTCCACAAAGTTTACACCCTGGCTTAGGAG GAATGCCCAAGCGGCTCCCACCGGGGTTCCCTGCGGGCCAGGCCAACCAGAACTTCCTGCAGGGTCAGGTGCCTTCCACAGCTCCAGGAACAGCAGGGAACAGTGGAGCACCCCAGCTGCAAACCAGCCAAAACGTGCAGCACACAG gtggcCAAGGATCTGGACCTCCCCAAAGTCAGATGCAAGCACCACATGGCCCACCAAATATGATGCAGACCAATCTCATGGGACTTCATGGAAATATGAACAACCAGCAGGCTGGTGCTAGTGGGGTGCCACAAGTTAACATGGGCAACATCCAGGGACAGCCTCAGCAAGGACCACAGTCTCAGCTTATGGGAATGCATCAGCAAATTGTACCCTCTCAAGGGCAGATGGTAAACATCCAGGCTCAGGGGTCACTCAACCCTCAAAACCAGATGATCCTTTCTCGAACTCAGCTCATGCCTCAAGGCCAAATGATGGTgacaccacaaaaccaaaatcttgGTCCTTCTCCCCAAAGGATGACCCCACCCAAACAGATGATTTCCCAACAGGGACAACAGATGATGTCTACACACGGTCAGATGATGGGACCTCAGGGCCAGGTCTTGTTACAGCAAAACTCCATGATGGAACAGATGATGGCCACTCAGATGCAAGGAAATAAACAGCCTTTTAGTACTCAAAACCAGTCCAATGTTATGACGGGGCCAGCTCAACTGATGAGAGGACCAACCCCAAACATGCAAGGAAACATAGTGCAGTTCACTGGGCAGATGATGGCACAGCAGGGCCCTGTGAATGGTAACCCTTCTCAGGTTATGGGAATTCAAGGGCAAGTTTTAAGACCTGCAGGACCTGGTCCTCACATATCTCAGCAGCTTGGGGATACTACAGCTACAACCAACAACGATGTGAACTTGACACAGATGATACCTGATGTTCCTGTGCAGCAGCCAAACATGGTGCCTTCCCACATGCAAGCAATGCAAGGAAACAACAACGCTTCAGGGAGCCATTTCTCAGGCCATGGGCTGCCTTTCAATGCAGGGTTTAGTGGGACACCAAATGGGAATCAGATCTCCTGTGGGCAGAATTCTGTTTTCCCTGTCAACAAAGATGTTACCCTCACAAGTCCACTCTTGGTTAACCTTCTGCAAAGTGATATATCAGCAGGACACTTTGGTGTGAACAACAAGCAAAATAATCAGAATGCCAGCAAGCCAAAGAAGAAGAAGCCtccaaggaagaagaaaaataatcaacaaCTAGAGCAAACAAC ttcttcagaACCACGTCCAGCAGGCCTGGAGGAGAGTGATCAGTCATCAATGTCTGGAGAACAAGGAATGAGTCTAGATAATTCAGGACCTAAGCTTTCAGATTTTGCAAGTAGGCCACCAG GTTATCCAGCTCAGCCAGTGGAACAAAGACCACTTCAGCAGATGCCACCTCAGCTCATGCCAcatgcacagcagcagccacagcagcagccacagccaccaccCCAGCAAGCCCAGGCACCACCACAgaccccacagcagcagcagcagcagcagcagcagatgatgatgatgctgaTGATGCAACAGGATCCCAAATCTGTCAGGCTCCCTGTGCCACAGGGAGTTCACCCACCTAGAGGGCCTCTGAATCCAGATGCTCAACGAATGCCCATCCAGCAGAGTGGTACCATGCCAGTGATGGTCAACCTCCAAGGACCTGGATCAGTGCCTCCATCTCCTGATAAACAAAGGATTTCCTTGCCAGGCAATCCTCCACTGGGAAATAATGCAAGAAAAATGGTTTATCAAGATAATGTGCAGAACCCTTCCAGCTCACCCCTTAGAGAGGTTTCATCAGTGGCCTCTCTTCCAGAAGGAGGTGGAACTGAAGGCCCCCCAGCATCAGGAGCTCAGAATAATTTGACATCTCATTTAGTAGTTTCACAGAACCAATTAATGATGACAGGACCCAAACCTGGACCATCCCCACTTTCAGCTGCCCAAGGTGCAAGTCCCCAGCAGCAGTCTAATTCTCTGCCTACTGCTCTTACACACCATTTTCCAAATGTTGCCACCCCATCACAAACTTCAAGGCCTAAAACTCCTAACAGAGCAAGCCCAAGGCCATATTACCCTCAGACCCCTAATAACCGCCCACCCAGCACAGAACCATCAGAAATCAGCTTGTCTCCAGAGAGGCTCAATGCTTCTATAGCTGGGCTCTTCCCTCCCCAGATTAATATTCCTTTACCTCCCAGGCCTAATCTCAATAGAGGATTTGATCAGCAGGGTCTTAATCCCACTACTTTGAAGGCCATTGGACAGGCCCCATCAAATCTCACCATTAACAGTCAGTCAAGTTTTCCTGCTCCACAGGCACACAAGTTGGAAGGCACAGCCATGaattcaggaaaacaaaccaacactGGGGGAACAAAGAGAGCAAGCCCAAGCAATAGTCGAAGGTCCAGTCCTGGATCCAGTAGGAAAACTACACCAAGCCCTGGCAGACAGAATTCAAAAGCAGCTAAATTATCATTGACAGCTCAGCAGAATCCATCTCTCTTGCAGAACATGGAATTGCAAAGAAATATGATCCCTGGTCCCTCTTCTTTGCCTACACCTGTGACTacaagttttcaaaataataacCTGGTAAATAATCAGAATCCTGCTATTTCTGTATCTGCAGTGACTGGCATTCCTGAAGATAATAAAGAGACCCTTAGTGTGCCTCCAGATAATGAGTGTCAGAGTGCACAAGGTGTCCAGGGGAACAAAGACCAACCCAATATTGAACTGAAAGGTATCCCTACTCCAGAAGTGAAAATGTTGGTTCCAGAAGAACAGTCGAAAAAGGATGGGCAGGCCTCAGACACCAGTAAGCTTCCAGTCTCAGAGGAAAGTAAAACTATGGTATCTCCAGCTATGAGGGAGGCACCAACTTCTTTAAGTCAACTTCTTGATAATTCCGGAGCTCCTAATGTAACCATTAAGCCTCCTGGGTTGACTGGACTTGAAATGGCACCCATAGTCACCACGGGGGAGGAACTGAAGAAGATAGCTGTCATTCCTCCACTGCAGGATTCATCCTCCAGCAAAGAGACATCTAATTCACTGAGCTTGCCTCAAAACAGTGAGCCCTGTGCTAATGCAGGGCACCAGGAACCAGGAGAAGTAAACTCAAACGTTGCACAGAGTGTTCCTCCAGTCGTGCAGAGGCCTGTCAGCTCTTCCTCTATTTCAGGTCCTTTACCCCCAAACCAGATAACAGTTTTTGTAACTTCAAACCCTATTACATCTTCTGCTAACACATCAGCATCCTTGCCTTCTCACTTGCAACCAGCATTAGTGTCAACTGTTGTCACAATGCCCAACGTAGGGAGCAAAGTTATGGTTTCTGAGGGACAGTCAACAGCCCAGTCTAGTGCCCGGCCACAGTTTATAACACCTGTTTTTATAAACTCATCATCAATAATTCAGGTTATGAAGGGCTCTCAATCAAGTACAATTCCAGCAGCCCCGATGActtccagctccagcctcaTGCCTCAGTCAGTCGCAGTTGTTGGTCCCTTGCATCTTCCACAGAATATAAAGTTCTCTTCTGGGCCTActcctccccccagcacatCCTCCAGCAGCCCTGTTTCTGGTATCCCCACCAGCAGACCTCTGGTTCTTAACCCCTTGGCACCTCCCGTTCAGCTGCCTTCTCCTGCCACAACTGCATCCAGTGTTCCTTCACATCTTCCTGCTCAGCAAGTCAAAGACTTCAGCCCAGAGGAAAATTCTTCTCAAAGTGGTGGCTCGAGTGAGCAGGGCTCTGGCCCAGCAGCCCAGTCAGGACCGGTGCTTTCACCTCTCCTTACGAGCAGCCCTGGGTCTGGGAACAGACGCAGCCCCGTTTCATCGAgtaaggggaagggaaaggtggACAAGATTGGCCAACTCCTGCTGACTAAAGCATGCAAGAAAGTCACTGGCTCCCTTGAGAAAGGGGAGGAGCAGTATGCTTTggatggagaagcagaaggtCAGGGACTAGAAACTCCGGCCCCAAGTAGTTTGGGAACAGAGCAACCACCAGCAGAACTAGATAATAAAACTGTGAcacctccagcacccagcaATGCTAAACAGAGCACTTCTGGGCCTGGCAGTTCCAGtttcagcactgcagctgctgctcctgcctctgcctctcccactGTATCCACGAGCACTCCTCCTGCCAGCATCCCaccagctggagctgcccccACCACCCCggacccagcacccccagcacccgcagcaccctcagcacccccagcacccccagcacccagcactaATGGCAGCAGCCATGGGGGtttgctggcagagcagaaagggggtgctggggcagaggaaaaaacaggagcACAGCAGGAGGTGCTACAAAGTGCAG CATCCTCTCAACagttaacacagaaaaaaagctcaatTGCAACATCAGAAAGTACTGTTCAAAGAACAG AACTTGAAACAAATGCTCCAGTAGTTGCTGGTCAAAG TAATGAGACAAAAGAGAATTGTGAAAAGTCTAAAACTCCAAATAGAAGAAATTCAAGAGCAGAGGATTCTGCCGCTTCACAGGAATCTGTAGAAAACGGACAGCGCAAGAGATCCTCCAGGCCAGCATCTGCATCCAGCACTGCAAAAGGTAAAATGCACAGCCCTGTTTCTCTGGAGAGGGCTGGGAGTCACATACTTCCCAAATAG